A section of the Pygocentrus nattereri isolate fPygNat1 chromosome 18, fPygNat1.pri, whole genome shotgun sequence genome encodes:
- the LOC119265981 gene encoding protocadherin alpha-13-like, with the protein MEIDGWVRMWLLLCACLWATSLGQIVYTVSEEVDKGTVVGNIAKDLKIGVHELESRMFQIVSGSSKKYFEVNMKTGALFVNERVDREEVCEHSQRCVVNVEALAQNPHNLYRIEMNVLDVNDNAPRFLDGGISMNITEDASPGERFHLPVAEDADVGSNSLKDYRLSTNEYFSIDVQSGEPTVSVELVLQKALDREKQSAISLVLTALDGGKPQKTGTLHITIHVIDVNDNKPVFNKPLYKVKIRENIAVGAKIISLTATDLDEGTNSELVYSFFGRGNAKTDGLFTVIPETGDIVVKNQIDHEETPAIELRVQARDKGSPPRSSQCKVLVEVLDENDNAPEIIMTPLLDSVKEDTKPGTAVALVTVSDRDGGKNGVVHCSIKGSSPFKLDSSYSNHYSLVVDGPLDRESISEYSITISATDEGAPPLSSSSVLTVYVSDVNDNAPQFSAPVIDAYVHENGQVGGLVTKVKANDPDLGVNAELSYTLLENTNTEVPISTMFHINHVNGEIVSMQSFNYETAKRFQFQVQATDSGAPPLSSNVTVNVFILDENDNSPVILPPYSEAGSVNTENVPYSAEGGYYVAKIRAVDADSGYNALLSYHITEPKGTNLFRIGSSSGEIRTKRRMSDHDLKTHPLVVTVCDHGEPSLSATVTVEVVVVESLDSGQPSLRQVPKKEEGFSDLNLYLLIAIVSVSVIFLLSLIGLIAAKCCGSEGGLSRCSGPVVTTHPDGSWSYSKATQQYDVCFSSDTLKSDVVVFPSPFPPADAELISINGGDTFSRTQTLPSSGKVRL; encoded by the coding sequence ATGGAGATCGATGGATGGGTCCGCATGTGGCTCCTTCtgtgtgcttgtttgtgggCAACATCGCTTGGTCAGATCGTGTACACCGTCTCGGAGGAGGTGGATAAAGGCACAGTGGTTGGAAACATCGCCAAAGATCTCAAGATCGGCGTTCACGAGCTCGAGTCACGTATGTTTCAGATCGTGTCTGGATCTAGCAAGAAGTATTTCGAGGTAAATATGAAGACAGGGGCGCTGTTTGTGAACGAGAGGGTTGATCGCGAGGAGGTTTGTGAGCACAGTCAGAGATGCGTTGTGAACGTAGAGGCCCTCGCGCAGAACCCGCATAACCTTTATCGGATTGAAATGAACGTCTTGGACGTGAATGATAACGCGCCACGTTTCCTGGACGGCGGGATAAGTATGAATATTACAGAGGACGCAAGTCCAGGAGAGAGATTTCATCTTCCAGTGGCTGAGGACGCTGATGTTGGCAGTAATTCGCTGAAAGATTACAGACTAAGTACCAATGAATACTTTTCCATTGATGTGCAGAGTGGAGAGCCCACTGTTTCTGTGGAGTTAGTTCTTCAGAAAGCTTTGGATAGAGAAAAACAGTCAGCTATTAGTTTAGTCTTGACTGCTCTTGATGGTggaaaacctcagaagacaggGACATTACATATTACTATACATGTAATAGATGTCAATGACAATAAGCCTGTTTTTAATAAGCCTCTCTACAAAGTCAAAATCAGAGAAAATATTGCAGTAGGTGCTAAAATCATATCTCTTACTGCCACTGATTTAGATGAAGGCACCAATAGTGAACTTGTTTACTCCTTTTTCGGACGTGGAAATGCCAAAACAGATGGTTTGTTTACTGTCATTCCTGAAACTGGGGACATTGTGGTCAAGAACCAGATTGATCATGAAGAAACACCTGCCATTGAATTGAGAGTCCAAGCAAGAGACAAAGGCAGTCCTCCTAGAAGTAGTCAATGCAAAGTTTTGGTAGAAGTTTTAGATGAGAATGACAACGCACCCGAGATTATAATGACCCCACTGCTGGACAGCGTCAAGGAGGACACCAAACCTGGTACTGCTGTGGCTTTAGTTACAGTTTCTGACAGAGATGGAGGCAAAAATGGTGTCGTACATTGTTCTATTAAAGGCTCCTCCCCTTTCAAACTGGACTCATCATATAGCAACCATTACTCCCTGGTAGTAGATGGACCTCTGGACAGAGAAAGCATTTCTGAATATAGCATCACCATTTCAGCTACAGATGAAGGAGCTCCACCTCTATCCAGCAGCAGTGTACTCACTGTTTACGTCTCTGACGTCAATGATAACGCACCACAGTTTTCAGCACCTGTTATTGATGCTTATGTACATGAGAATGGCCAAGTTGGGGGTCTTGTGACAAAAGTAAAGGCAAATGACCCAGATCTTGGAGTGAATGCCGAACTTTCATACACACTGTTAGAGAACACCAACACTGAGGTTCCAATATCAACCATGTTTCATATTAATCATGTAAATGGTGAAATAGTTAGTATGCAATCATTCAACTATGAGACAGCAAAACGATTCCAGTTCCAAGTCCAGGCCACTGACTCTGGAGCTCCTCCACTCAGCAGCAATGTGACTGTGAACGTATTTATCCTGGATGAGAACGACAACAGTCCAGTGATCTTACCTCCTTACTCTGAGGCTGGGTCAGTAAACACCGAGAACGTCCCCTACTCTGCTGAAGGGGGCTACTATGTGGCTAAAATCCGAGCTGTAGATGCTGATTCTGGTTATAATGCGCTGCTGTCTTATCACATCACTGAGCCTAAGGGGACTAATCTGTTCCGCATTGGAAGCAGCTCTGGAGAAATCAGGACTAAGAGGCGAATGAGTGACCACGACCTGAAAACCCACCCACTTGTTGTGACGGTATGTGACCATGGAGAACCTTCACTATCAGCTACAGTGACTGTCGAGGTTGTGGTGGTTGAAAGTCTGGACAGCGGGCAGCCTTCCCTAAGACAAGTGCCGAAGAAGGAGGAGGGCTTCTCTGATCTGAATCTGTATCTGCTCATCGCTATTGTCTCAGTGTCGGTGATCTTTCTGCTGAGCCTCATCGGTTTGATAGCAGCTAAATGCTGCGGGTCAGAGGGCGGTTTGAGCAGGTGCAGCGGTCCAGTGGTCACTACACACCCTGACGGGAGCTGGTCTTACTCTAAAGCCACTCAGCAGTACGACGTGTGCTTCAGCTCAGACACGCTGAAGAGCGACGTCGTGGTTTTCCCCTCGCCGTTTCCGCCTGCAGACGCAGAGCTGATCAGCATTAATGGAGGGGACACTTTCTCTCGGACACAGACTCTCCCCAGCTCTGGGAAGGTAAGGCTGTAA
- the LOC119265979 gene encoding protocadherin alpha-2-like, producing MGFTVSGGPRSIWALLLFSFWGLSRAQVSYSVSEEVKKGTVVGNIAKDLNLDVQELQSRLFQVVAGSNKRYFEVNLKTGALFVNDRLDREELCEAKHRCALNVEVMAQNPVKLYRVEVNVVDINDNSPVFPLQKLEKNITEHVIPGDRFSLPSARDSDVGINAVKSYTLSPNEHFSLDVQSYGEQSVSAELVLQKPLDREKQAVIKLTLTAVDGGKPAKSGTMDIIINVLDINDNNPLFSKPLYKVKMKENTPLGTKILTVTATDSDEGVNGDIIYSLVDQEGNSASSLFTINNVSGEITVRGIIDYEENPAIELRVQAQDKSISPRHSNCKVLIDVEDVNDNAPEISATLLMNSVSEDIRPGADVALITVSDEDDGKNGKVDCKISGASPFKLQPSYKNSYSLVVNEPLDREQASHYNITVIASDEGSPSLSSTGTIVVHVSDVNDNPPLFPAPVINLSVKENSPAGGLLASLTAKDADFGENAHISYSLIDGDGSKIPVSTLMNINSLTGELYSLQSFNYEETKQIQFKVQATDSGAPPLSSNVTVNVFILDENDNSPVILPPYSEAGSVNTENVPYSAEGGYYVAKIRAVDADSGYNALLSYHITEPKGTNLFRIGSSSGEIRTKRRMSDHDLKTHPLVVTVCDHGEPSLSATVTVEVVVVESLDSGQPSLRQVPMKEEGFSDLNLYLLIAIVSVSVIFLLSLIGLLAAKCCGSEGGLSRCSGPVVTTHPDGSWSYSKATQQYDVCFSSDTLKSDVVVFPSPFPPADAELISINGGDTFSRTQTLPSSGKVRGL from the coding sequence ATGGGTTTCACGGTCAGTGGAGGACCTCGCTCCATCTGGGCGctgctgcttttctctttttgggGTTTGTCCCGCGCTCAGGTTTCGTACTCCGTCTCAGAGGAGGTGAAGAAGGGCACCGTTGTCGGGAACATAGCGAAGGATCTCAACCTCGATGTCCAGGAGCTGCAATCGCGCCTGTTTCAGGTGGTGGCTGGATCGAATAAGAGGTATTTCGAGGTGAATCTGAAAACGGGAGCTCTGTTTGTGAACGACAGGCTCGACAGGGAGGAGCTGTGCGAGGCGAAGCACAGATGCGCTCTTAATGTCGAGGTAATGGCTCAGAATCCCGTAAAGCTCTATCGTGTTGAGGTGAATGTAGTGGATATTAACGACAACTCTCCAGTTTTCCCGCTTCAGAAGTTAGAGAAGAACATCACAGAACACGTAATACCTGGAGATCGCTTTTCTCTGCCTTCAGCACGAGACTCGGATGTGGGTATCAACGCAGTAAAAAGCTACACGTTGAGTCCAAACGAACATTTCTCGCTGGATGTTCAGAGCTACGGGGAGCAGAGTGTTTCAGCAGAGTTGGTGCTACAAAAGCCTTTAGATCGAGAGAAGCAGGCTGTTATTAAGCTCACGCTCACGGCTGTTGATGGAGGGAAACCTGCCAAATCAGGGACGATGGATATAATAATTAACGTGCTGGATATAAACGATAACAATCCATTATTTAGTAAACCTTTATATAAAGTTAAGATGAAAGAGAACACACCGCTGGGGACCAAAATCTTGACTGTCACTGCGACTGACTCGGACGAGGGAGTAAACGGAGATATTATTTACTCACTTGTAGATCAAGAGGGAAACTCGGCATCGagtttatttactataaataACGTATCAGGTGAAATTACTGTTAGAGGCATTATTGATTATGAGGAAAATCCAGCTATTGAACTAAGAGTACAGGCTCAGGACAAAAGCATCTCACCAAGACATTCAAATTGTAAAGTATTAATTGACGTTGAGGATGTAAATGATAACGCACCTGAGATCTCAGCCACTCTGCTCATGAACTCGGTAAGTGAGGACATCAGACCTGGCGCTGACGTAGCATTAATCACAGTATCTGATGAAGATGATGGTAAAAATGGAAAAGTAGACTGTAAAATATCAGGAGCGAGTCCATTTAAGCTCCAGCCGTCCTATAAAAACTCATATTCTCTAGTGGTAAATGAACCGCTGGACAGAGAGCAGGCCTCCCACTATAACATCACAGTCATCGCCAGTGATGAAggctctccttctctttctagCACTGGAACTATAGTCGTTCATGTCTCTGACGTAAATGACAATCCTCCTCTATTTCCAGCACCTGTCATAAACCTCAGCGTCAAAGAAAACAGTCCAGCTGGCGGGCTGCTGGCATCACTAACAGCAAAAGACGCAGATTTCGGAGAAAACGCTCATATTTCATATTCTCTAATTGATGGAGACGGCAGTAAAATCCCTGTGTCCACTTTAATGAACATAAACTCCCTGACAGGTGAGCTGTACAGCTTACAGTCCTTCAACTACGAGGAAACCAAACAGATCCAGTTTAAAGTCCAGGCCACTGACTCTGGAGCTCCTCCTCTGAGCAGCAATGTGACTGTGAACGTGTTTATCCTGGATGAGAACGACAACAGTCCAGTGATCTTACCTCCTTACTCTGAGGCTGGGTCAGTAAACACCGAGAACGTCCCCTACTCTGCTGAAGGGGGCTACTATGTGGCTAAAATCCGAGCTGTAGATGCCGATTCTGGTTATAATGCGCTGCTGTCTTATCACATCACTGAGCCTAAGGGGACTAATCTGTTCCGCATTGGAAGCAGCTCTGGAGAAATCAGGACTAAGAGGCGAATGAGTGACCACGACCTGAAAACCCACCCACTTGTTGTGACGGTATGTGACCATGGAGAACCTTCACTATCAGCTACAGTGACTGTCGAGGTTGTGGTGGTTGAAAGTCTGGACAGCGGGCAGCCTTCCCTAAGACAAGTGCCGATGAAGGAGGAGGGCTTCTCTGATCTGAATCTATATCTGCTCATCGCTATTGTCTCAGTGTCGGTGATCTTTCTGCTGAGCCTCATCGGTTTGCTAGCAGCTAAATGCTGCGGGTCAGAGGGCGGTTTGAGCAGGTGCAGCGGTCCAGTGGTCACTACACACCCTGACGGGAGCTGGTCTTACTCTAAAGCCACTCAGCAGTACGACGTGTGCTTCAGCTCAGACACGCTGAAGAGTGACGTCGTGGTTTTCCCCTCGCCGTTTCCGCCTGCAGACGCAGAGCTGATCAGCATTAATGGAGGGGACACTTTCTCTCGGACACAGACTCTCCCCAGCTCTGGGAAGGTAAGGGGCTTATGA
- the LOC119265980 gene encoding protocadherin alpha-2-like, with amino-acid sequence MSSRDIRASAWIKALLLLCLLRFSRGQISYSVSEEAKKGTGVGNIAKDLHVSAQELESRGFQFVSGPNAKYFEVNPKTGMLLVSERIDREQLCENKLRCAMNVEVMLHHPHKLYRVEVNILDINDNSPVFPRQSMVLDIIENVLVGDRFPVTTARDVDVGSNAVNTYRITTNEYFTLDVQNGGSPELVLQKSLDRERESVIKLDLTAVDGGNPPRSGTLQIIINVLDVNDNSPVFSQSLYKVKVKENAALGANILTVSAVDSDEGVNSEVLYSIISEGENSGFEIFSINPNSGDITVTGNIDYEENPAIELRVQAQDKGTSPRRSRCKVLIEVEDVNDNAPEISATLLMNSVSEDIRPGADVALITVSDKDDGKNGKVDCKISGASPFKLQPSYKNSYSLVVNEPLDREQASHYNITVIASDEGSPSLSSTGTIVVHVSDVNDNPPLFPALVINLSVKENSPAGGLLASLTAKDADFGENAHISYSLIDGDGSKIPVSTLMNINSLTGELYSLQSFNYEETKQIQFKVQATDSGAPPLSSNVTVNVFILDENDNSPVILPPYSEAGSVNTENVPYSAEGGYYVAKIRAVDADSGYNALLSYHITEPKGTNLFRIGSSSGEIRTKRRMSDHDLKTHPLVVTVCDHGEPSLSATVTVEVVVVESLDSGQPSLRQVPMKEEGFSDLNLYLLIAIVSVSVIFLLSLIGLIAAKCCGSEGGLSRCSGPVVTTHPDGSWSYSKATQQYDVCFSSDTLKSDVVVFPSPFPPADAELISINGGDTFSRTQTLPSSGKVRL; translated from the coding sequence ATGAGTTCTCGGGATATTCGTGCCTCAGCCTGGATAAaggcgctgctgctgctctgcttATTGCGTTTTTCTCGCGGCCAGATTTCGTACTCGGTTTCAGAGGAAGCGAAGAAGGGAACCGGGGTCGGAAACATAGCGAAGGATCTGCATGTCAGTGCGCAGGAGCTGGAGTCGCGAGGGTTTCAGTTCGTGTCTGGACCAAACGCGAAGTACTTCGAGGTGAATCCAAAGACCGGGATGCTGCTCGTTAGTGAAAGAATAGACAGAGAGCAGCTGTGCGAAAACAAACTGAGATGCGCAATGAACGTTGAAGTGATGCTCCACCATCCGCACAAGCTGTACCGCGTTGAGGTCAATATACTGGATATCAATGACAACTCTCCTGTGTTTCCACGTCAGTCGATGGTTTTGGACATTATTGAAAATGTACTCGTGGGGGATCGATTTCCGGTCACCACTGCGCGTGACGTGGACGTCGGTAGCAACGCTGTGAATACCTACAGAATTACCACGAACGAATATTTCACGCTGGATGTGCAGAACGGGGGATCACCTGAGCTCGTGCTTCAGAAATCTCTCGACCGAGAGCGAGAGTCGGTGATTAAGCTCGATCTGACTGCTGTAGACGGTGGGAACCCACCCAGATCCGGGACACTGCAGATTATTATAAACGTGCTGGATGTTAATGACAATAGTCCTGTTTTCAGCCAGTCACTGTACAAAGTTAAAGTAAAGGAAAATGCAGCTCTAGGAGCCAACATTCTTACTGTTTCTGCTGTAGATTCAGATGAGGGTGTGAACAGTGAGGTGTTATACTCTATTATTAGCGAAGGGGAAAATTCTGGGTTTGAAATATTCTCCATAAACCCCAATTCTGGAGACATTACAGTCACTGGAAACATTGATTATGAGGAAAACCCAGCAATCGAGCTGAGAGTACAAGCTCAGGATAAAGGAACATCTCCAAGAAGGTCTAGATGCAAAGTGTTAATAGAAGTTGAGGATGTAAATGATAACGCACCTGAGATCTCAGCCACTCTGCTCATGAACTCGGTAAGTGAGGACATCAGACCTGGCGCTGACGTAGCATTAATCACAGTATCTGATAAAGATGATGGTAAAAATGGAAAAGTAGACTGTAAAATATCAGGAGCGAGTCCATTTAAGCTCCAGCCATCCTATAAAAACTCATATTCTCTAGTGGTAAATGAACCGCTGGACAGAGAGCAGGCCTCCCACTATAACATCACAGTCATCGCCAGTGATGAAggctctccttctctttctagCACTGGAACTATAGTCGTTCATGTCTCTGACGTAAACGACAATCCACCTCTATTTCCAGCACTTGTGATAAACCTCAGTGTCAAAGAAAACAGTCCAGCTGGCGGGCTGCTGGCATCACTAACAGCAAAAGACGCAGATTTCGGAGAAAACGCTCATATTTCATATTCTCTAATTGATGGAGATGGCAGTAAAATCCCTGTGTCCACTTTAATGAACATAAACTCCCTGACAGGTGAGCTGTACAGCTTACAGTCCTTCAACTACGAGGAAACCAAACAGATCCAGTTTAAAGTCCAGGCCACTGACTCTGGAGCTCCTCCCCTCAGCAGCAATGTGACTGTGAACGTGTTTATCCTGGATGAGAACGACAACAGTCCAGTGATCTTACCTCCTTACTCTGAGGCTGGGTCAGTAAACACCGAGAACGTCCCCTACTCTGCTGAAGGGGGCTACTATGTGGCTAAAATCCGAGCTGTAGATGCTGATTCTGGTTATAATGCGCTGCTGTCTTATCACATCACTGAGCCTAAGGGGACTAATCTGTTCCGCATTGGAAGCAGCTCTGGAGAAATCAGGACTAAGAGGCGAATGAGTGACCACGACCTGAAAACCCACCCACTTGTTGTGACGGTATGTGACCATGGAGAACCTTCACTATCAGCTACAGTGACTGTCGAGGTTGTGGTGGTTGAAAGTCTGGACAGCGGGCAGCCCTCCCTAAGACAAGTACCGATGAAGGAGGAGGGCTTCTCTGATCTGAATCTGTATCTGCTCATCGCTATTGTCTCAGTGTCAGTGATCTTTCTGCTGAGCCTCATCGGTTTGATAGCGGCTAAATGCTGCGGGTCAGAGGGCGGTTTGAGCAGGTGCAGCGGTCCAGTGGTCACTACACACCCTGACGGGAGCTGGTCTTACTCTAAAGCCACTCAGCAGTACGACGTGTGCTTCAGCTCAGACACGCTGAAGAGTGACGTCGTGGTTTTCCCCTCGCCGTTTCCGCCTGCAGACGCAGAGCTGATCAGCATTAATGGAGGGGACACTTTCTCTCGGACACAGACTCTCCCCAGCTCTGGGAAGGTGAGGCTGTAA